Part of the Cellulomonas hominis genome, CGCACGCCGTGGTACGTCGACCCGGGGGTGGCCCGCACGTCGTGCCCGATCACCTCGTAGCCGAGGCCGGCGGCCTTGCGGGCCGTCTCCGTGCCGATCAGCCCCAGCCCGAGCACGCCGAACGTCCGGCCGCGCACCTGGTGCACCGGACGCACGGCCGGCAGCTCGAACCGCCCGGCGCGCAGGCCGCGGTCGAGTCGCGGGATCGCGCGGGCCACGGACAGCGTGAGGGCGATCGCGTGGTCCGAGACCGCCTCGGTGCCGTAGTCCGGCACGTTGCACACGGCGACGCCCCGGGCGGTCGCGGCGTCCACGTCCACGGAGTCGACCCCCACGCCGTAGCGGCCGATCGCGCGCAGCCGCGGCAGCGCGTCCAGCACCTCGGCGGTGATCTGCGCGTACTGCACGAGGATCGCGTCGGCGTCGGCGCACGCGGCGACGACCTCGTCGGCGGTGCGGCACTGCGCCACGCGGAACGTCGCCCCGGCGGCCGCGGCGGCGGCCTGCTCCTCGGCGAAGGCGTCGTGGTCGCACTCGGTCACCACGACGTGCGTGGCCCCGGCGGTGCGGTCGGTCATGAGGTTCCCTCCTGCGACCGCACCGGCGGGTGCGGTCAGGTCGTGCGGTGCCCGAGCGCGGCGGACGCGGCGCGGGCTGCGGCTCGCAGGTCGCCGTGCATGGCGACGATCTGGTCCTCGGAGTGCTCCAGGGACAGGGTGGAGATGGACATGCCGTACGTGGCCTGCCCGGTGTGGTCGAACAGGGGGACCGCGATGCAGGCGACCCCCGGGACGTTCTCCCCGCGGTCCAGCGCGTACCCGCGGTCGCGGATGTCCGCGAGCTCGTGCAGCAGGCCGGGCAGCGTCGTGATCGTGCTGTCCGTGCGGCGCGGCAGCCCGGTGCGGGCGGCGTAGCGGGCCGCCGCGTCGTCGTCGCCCTGCGCGAGGATCGCCTTGCCGATGCCGGTCGCGTGCATCGACACCGAGTCCCCGACCCGGGACGGCATCCGGTACGGCTTGTCCGAGTCGGTGCGCACCAGGTACACCACCTCGTCGCCGTTCCGGGCGCCCACGTGCACCGTGCAGTGCACGCGCGCCACCAGGTCGTCGACGTGGGGCTGCACGATCCGGGAGATGTCGATCCGGCGCAGCGCCTGCCCGGCGAGCGACAGGATCCGCGGGCCCGGCAGGTACTCCCCGCGGGCGTCCACGGTGACGAACCCGTGCTCGGCGAGCGTCGCGATGATCCGGTGCACTGTGGCCTTCGGCAGGCCCGTGGCCGCCACCACCTCGGAGAACCGCGCGTGCGTCAGCGCCGCCTCGAGCACGATCAGCGTCTTCCCGCTCGCGCTCAGCGGCGCGGCGCCGTCCGCCGCCGGGTCCTCGCTCGGCAGGAGGCTGGTCGCGCGCATGGTCGGCCCTTCGGTCGCGCGCTGGTCGCCGCCGATCAGCGCAGGTCGGTGATCGCACAGCCGTCCATGTCGTCGAAGGACTGGTTCTCGCCGGCCATCGCCCACACGAAGGTGTACGCCGCCGTCCCGACCCCGCAGTGCACCGACCAGGAGGGCGAGACCACCGCCTCCCCGTCGGCGACCAGCAGGTGCCGGGTCTGTGACGGTTCCCCGAGGATATGCACCACGCGGGCGTCCGCGGGCAACCCGACGTACAGGTAGGCCTCGGTGCGCCGGTCGTGGGTGTGCGCCGGCATCGTGTTCCACGTGGACCCGGGGTGCAGCCGCGTCACCCCCAGGACGAGCTGGCAGGACCGCACCCCGCCCTCGTGGACCACCTGGCGCAGCGTGCGGCGGTTCGACGTCAGGGCGTCGCCCAGCTCGCGCACCGTCCCGCCGTCCGGGCCGGTGAGCACCGTCGGGTGCGTCGCGTGCGCCGGGGCGGACACGAGGTAGAACCGGGCCGGATCGGCGGGATCGGCGGACGCGAACCGGACCGCGCCCGCGCCCCGGCCGACGTAGAGGACCGAGCCCTCCGTCATCGCGTACGCCTCCCCGTCCACGGTGACCGCCCCGGCGCCGCCGCCCACGTGCACGACCCCGGCCTCGCGGCGCTCCAGGAACGTCGCGGTGCGCAGCGGGTCGAACGCGGGCAGGTCGAGCGGGAGGTCCGCCGGCACGGCGCCGAGCAGCACGAGCCGGTCGTGGTGCGTGTACACCGCGCGCACCTCACCGGGCGCGAACAGCCCGGGCACGAGGTACCGGTCGCGCAAGTCCTCGGTGGACATGCCGGGCACCTGCTCCGGCGCCGTGGCCTGCCGGACCTCCATCGGGGCGGTCACCGGGGCGGTCACGCCGTCGGCCCCTGCCGGTCCTCGAACACCCAGTCCCCGCCGTCGGCGTCGTCCGGCGAGCTGAGGTCGCGGCCGCGGGTCTCCGGGGAGCGCCACGCGACGAACAGGCTCATGCCCGCGATCGCGGTCATGTACACCGCGACCGGGATCCAGGAGTCCGCGAACCAGCCGAGCAGCGCCGCGCAGATCAGCGGGGCCAGGCCGCCGCCGAACACCGACGAGAACTCCCGGGCGAGCGCGACGCCCGCGTACCGGTACCGCGTGCCGAACATCTCCGGGAACCAGGCCGTCTGCGAGCCGACGGTGCCCTGCACCGCGACGATGAACCCGAGGATCAGCGTCACGAAGATCAGCACCGTGTTCTTCGACGTGATCATGAGGAAGGCCGGCAGCGGCAGCACGGTCAGGCAGGTGAGCACGAACCGGTTGACCGGGCGGCGGCCGAACCGGTCCGTCGCGATGCCGTGCACGAAGGCCGAGATCATCGCGAAGAACGCCCCCGCGAGCAGCATCGGCGGGATCAGGGACTTCTCCACGCCCAGCACGGTGGTCAGGTACGACGCCATGAACACCTGGTACGTGTACGAGTGCGCGTTGCCGCCGATGTTGATGAGGAACACCCGCAGGAGCGGCCGGCGGCCGTGGCGGACCACGTCCCCGATCGGCGCCTTCGGCTGCGCGTGCTCGGCCTTGAGCTCGGCGAACACGGGGCTCTCGTTCAGCGTGCGGCGCAGGACCAGCGCCAGGATCGTCACGAGGATCGACGAGATGAAGATGGCGCGCCAGCCCCAGGACATCAGCGCCTCGTCGTCGAGCCGCTGCACGAGGATCCACGCGATCGCGCCGAGCGCGGAGCCGGCGGCGGCGCCCACCATGACGAGCGAGGAGTACCGGCCCCGCTTGTTCCGGGCGGCCGTCTCCGCGAGCAGCACCATGCCGCCCGCCTGCTCCGCGCCGGCGCCGAAGCCCTGCAGCAGCCGGCACAGCACGAGCAGCACCGGGGCGAGCACGCCCACCTGCGCGTACGTCGGCAGCAGGCCGATCGCGAGCGTGGCGGTGCCCATGAGGAACAGCGTCGCCACCAGCACGAACTTGCGGCCGAGCCGGTCGCCGTACCGGGAGAAGAAGATGCCGCCGAGCGGGCGGGCGATGAAGCCGACCGCGTACGTGCTGAACGACGCGATCATGCCGACCACCGGGGAGACGGTCGGGAAGAACAGCTCGCTGAACACCAGCGCGGACGCGGTGCCGTAGATGACGAAGTCGTAGTTCTCGAGGGTCGTGCCGATCAGGCCCGCCCAGGCGGCCTTGCGCAGGCCCTTCGGCGACGACGGCTCGGTGGGCGGGGGCGGGACGACGCGCGCCGGGGCGCTGCTCTCCGTGCTGGGAACCATGCTTCCTCGGATGGTCGGGGCATCGGGTGGATGCGGACGGGGGTCCGGCCGGGGGCCGCCGTCGGCGGGTCCCTTGCCGGGAGCACGACCACGCTGCCATGCTCTCCGCGGAACTGAGTTCCGCATGACGGAACTTATGCCGGACCGCGGCGGGCGTCAAGGGCGCCGCCGCGATCCGCCCGGACCGCGACGAAGGAGACGCCATGACCCGCCCGCTGCTCGCCGCCTACCCGCTCGCCCCCGCCGACCCGGCAGCCGAGCGCGCGTTCTACGAGGGGGTGGCGGACCTCGACATCGCGGGCCTGGAGGCGCCGCTGCCGCCGGACGACGGCCGGCACGCCGACCCCGCGTGGCTCGACCAGGTCGTCGCCCCCGCGCACGACCTGCTGCTGACCTGCGTGCCGACGGTGATGCACCGGCGCGCGCTCGACCCCGGCTACGGGCTGGCCTCCGCGGACGAGAGCGGCCGGCGGCGTGCGCTCGCCGACGTCCGGCGGGCCTGCGACCTCGCGCGCGCCCTGGCCGACCGCTCGGGCCGGCCGCGGGTGCTGGCGATCGAGGTGCAGTCGGCGCCCGGGCCGCTGGCGGGCTCCGGCGCGGCGCTCGCCCGGTCGCTCGCCGAGGTGCAGGAGTGGGACCGCGCCGGGGCGCGGCTGGTCGTCGAGCACTGCGACGCCCTCGTGCCCGGGCAGGCCCCGCAGAAGGGGTTCCTGCCGCTGGACGCCGAGATCGCCGCGGTCCGGCTGCTCGACGCCGGTGCGGACGGGCCGGGGATCGGGATCAACTGGGGGCGGTCCGCGATCGAGGGGCGGTCCGCGGCGACCCCCCTCGAGCACCTGCGGACCGCGGCCGACGCGGGGCTGCTCGCGACGCTCGTGCTCTCGGGGGCGGCTGCCGTCGACGGGCCGTGGGGCCCGGCGTGGACGGACGCGCACCTGCCGCCACGCGGGGACGACCCGGCGCTGGCGAACGCGGGGTCGTCGCTGCTGGGGGTCGAGCAGGTGCGGGCGGCGCTGGACGCGGCCGGCGCGGGGGTGCACCTCGGGGTGAAGGTGGCGCCGCGGCCGAGCGACGGGGACGTGGCGGACCGACTCGCCCTCGCGGCGGCCACGCTGCGCGTGCTGGCGGACGCGCGGGGCTGACCCCACCGAGCCCGCAG contains:
- a CDS encoding C-terminal binding protein; the encoded protein is MTDRTAGATHVVVTECDHDAFAEEQAAAAAAGATFRVAQCRTADEVVAACADADAILVQYAQITAEVLDALPRLRAIGRYGVGVDSVDVDAATARGVAVCNVPDYGTEAVSDHAIALTLSVARAIPRLDRGLRAGRFELPAVRPVHQVRGRTFGVLGLGLIGTETARKAAGLGYEVIGHDVRATPGSTYHGVRAVTLDELLERSQVLSLHVPLDDATHHLVDGAALSRMRRDAILVNTSRGGVVDTAALVAALREGRIAGAGIDVHEAEPVPVDHPLTAMDQVVLTPHLAWYTEESYGELKRRTMQNVLDVCAGLRPANVVNPAVLAVAS
- a CDS encoding IclR family transcriptional regulator codes for the protein MRATSLLPSEDPAADGAAPLSASGKTLIVLEAALTHARFSEVVAATGLPKATVHRIIATLAEHGFVTVDARGEYLPGPRILSLAGQALRRIDISRIVQPHVDDLVARVHCTVHVGARNGDEVVYLVRTDSDKPYRMPSRVGDSVSMHATGIGKAILAQGDDDAAARYAARTGLPRRTDSTITTLPGLLHELADIRDRGYALDRGENVPGVACIAVPLFDHTGQATYGMSISTLSLEHSEDQIVAMHGDLRAAARAASAALGHRTT
- the kduI gene encoding 5-dehydro-4-deoxy-D-glucuronate isomerase, with translation MTAPVTAPMEVRQATAPEQVPGMSTEDLRDRYLVPGLFAPGEVRAVYTHHDRLVLLGAVPADLPLDLPAFDPLRTATFLERREAGVVHVGGGAGAVTVDGEAYAMTEGSVLYVGRGAGAVRFASADPADPARFYLVSAPAHATHPTVLTGPDGGTVRELGDALTSNRRTLRQVVHEGGVRSCQLVLGVTRLHPGSTWNTMPAHTHDRRTEAYLYVGLPADARVVHILGEPSQTRHLLVADGEAVVSPSWSVHCGVGTAAYTFVWAMAGENQSFDDMDGCAITDLR
- a CDS encoding MFS transporter codes for the protein MVPSTESSAPARVVPPPPTEPSSPKGLRKAAWAGLIGTTLENYDFVIYGTASALVFSELFFPTVSPVVGMIASFSTYAVGFIARPLGGIFFSRYGDRLGRKFVLVATLFLMGTATLAIGLLPTYAQVGVLAPVLLVLCRLLQGFGAGAEQAGGMVLLAETAARNKRGRYSSLVMVGAAAGSALGAIAWILVQRLDDEALMSWGWRAIFISSILVTILALVLRRTLNESPVFAELKAEHAQPKAPIGDVVRHGRRPLLRVFLINIGGNAHSYTYQVFMASYLTTVLGVEKSLIPPMLLAGAFFAMISAFVHGIATDRFGRRPVNRFVLTCLTVLPLPAFLMITSKNTVLIFVTLILGFIVAVQGTVGSQTAWFPEMFGTRYRYAGVALAREFSSVFGGGLAPLICAALLGWFADSWIPVAVYMTAIAGMSLFVAWRSPETRGRDLSSPDDADGGDWVFEDRQGPTA
- a CDS encoding DUF4862 family protein, translating into MTRPLLAAYPLAPADPAAERAFYEGVADLDIAGLEAPLPPDDGRHADPAWLDQVVAPAHDLLLTCVPTVMHRRALDPGYGLASADESGRRRALADVRRACDLARALADRSGRPRVLAIEVQSAPGPLAGSGAALARSLAEVQEWDRAGARLVVEHCDALVPGQAPQKGFLPLDAEIAAVRLLDAGADGPGIGINWGRSAIEGRSAATPLEHLRTAADAGLLATLVLSGAAAVDGPWGPAWTDAHLPPRGDDPALANAGSSLLGVEQVRAALDAAGAGVHLGVKVAPRPSDGDVADRLALAAATLRVLADARG